A segment of the Halovulum dunhuangense genome:
GCGACCAGCGTTGCGCAAAAAGTATTTTAACAGATCAAATTCTGATGGCGTCAGGTGAACGACGTTCTTGCCGGTGTCAAATACAACTCTCTCGTTAAGATCGATCGTCCAGTTCTCAAGATGCAGGGTCGGCCCTTCAATCGGCGAAGGAGAGACGGTAGCGGGCAAATCCGAATTTGCCACATGACGCCGTGTGTTCAGACGCCGGATAACGCTGGATACTCTCGCACGAAGTTCGCGCGTGCCGAATGGT
Coding sequences within it:
- a CDS encoding winged helix-turn-helix domain-containing protein produces the protein PFGTRELRARVSSVIRRLNTRRHVANSDLPATVSPSPIEGPTLHLENWTIDLNERVVFDTGKNVVHLTPSEFDLLKYFLRNAGRVVSRAEIVAAIRDGRSVADLRIVDGLVVRLRRKLVRPDGTPIPIRSVRGSGYVLTMKGFR